Genomic window (Lycium barbarum isolate Lr01 chromosome 2, ASM1917538v2, whole genome shotgun sequence):
TTGTATTGGTTTGGATTTCCTACTGTTAGGGGAACTGATTTTGGAGTTTTAGCATTTGTGTAGCATGGCCTTGAATCCACTCTACACCAGTTACTCATTACCGGTAATTtgtttaataaagaaaagaaaagggtagCACAATCTTTtggtatttcaattttttttacaaAACATAATACTCATAGTTAATTCAGGTTCATTCATAGCATAGTGCTTGAATAAGTATAGCAATGTGTAGACTAGGACGCATAATGCAAAATGAATTCTATAAGATAATAATGTTAGAGATGAGAAGTGCGCATGCAACACTAATAGTATTTCGCGATGACTTCATCAATTAGCAGATAGCCATTGatttttaagaatcattaacatATTTATCTATGACACTGCAAGACTTATATTTTGAAGTAATAACTATTTGATATCTAACACAGGCTGTGGCAATCGGGAAGAACCTGGCGAGAACGCATTTTATTCACCACGTCTTCGGGTAAGAACTTGAAAAGGATTTTAGGACTGCTGTCCATCACTGTAGATTTGATTCTATTGACAACATTTCTTTACATTACTGTTTATCTGCAGAGAAAATGAATTTGAAGATGGAAAACACTTCTATAGATTCCTTGAACATGAGCCTTTCATTCCCAAATGCTATAATTTTCGAGGGTCCACAAATGACAATGAACCCAAGGATGCTGCTGTGTTAGGCCAAAGGCTTGGCAAACTAATGTCTGCCTTACTTGAGTCTTACGCCTCTGATGATCGGTATCATCTTGATTATTTAGGCATCAGCAACAGTGAAGAATTTCGGAGGTACCTACTTCTGATCTTTTTTATTGTCAGAAACTGTTAAGTGACTTGTACTAATTTACTTGATGCTGTGGGTTCAGTGACAATCTCCATCTTAGATTTCCCTTGATAAAAATTTCTGTAGTGACTTCAACTGCAGCTCAGTTTGCTATGTTGGTTTTACTCTTTAAAGTCAGCAAACATGTAACAGATGATGCATTTTCGTTTGCTaatctttccttttctttctccatAATCACAGAAAAAACTTTCAGCTAGGTTGCCAACTATTGCTTTTATCCTTCAAATAATCCTTTTGACAAAGGGACTTTTGACCTTCCTATTGAACTTTTCCAATGCCTGTTTTCTTCAAGTCCTTTGCTTTACTTCTCTATATAGTAATAGTTATACAGTTCCTAGAGAATGATTTTCAGAAGCTATTCAAAGGAGGAAGTGGTTTCTGTTATGAGTAAATGCTACTTCGACCAACAGCTGAATTCTTAGTAACATCATTGAGTATAGGAAATTAAATGTATCTTTAGAAATACATTTTGATGGCCTAAATTTTCGACGTGAGCAACATTCCTTTGATGTTCATTTTCGTATGATTGAAGCTTAAAAAACACAGTCTTCTCTATTTCCTACTCAAGATTATGGATCTTTAGCATTCCAGAATGAATTTCTTAAGTTCTGTGCCAAGCACGGTATAATGAGGATACATATTCTCAGACGAATCAATAATTATAAAGTATATAAGACTGTAGGATCTAAAGCTCTTCTACGGATTAGTCTAATATGTTTAGCTTCAAAAAATTCGCAGAAGAAGTTTGGGTAGTAAAGAAGCATGACCAGAATGCTTTCTGGTCACTTCAGTTAACGAAGGATATGGGGCTTTTGTGACTGAATAACATTTGGAAGTGTGGAGATCACTCTAAGCCTTCTTATATGTGGAGAGTGATTTGCTTTAGTTGATAGAGGTCTAGAAAGACTTATTGATGAAGAACAAAACACTATCTACGATGAACAGAACACTATTATACTATAGGATAATGTGTCTAGAATAACAGCTTACAGACAACTCCACTTGATCTTTCTTTTCAGTTAGTGGCCATATTTATAACTAGTAATATGTTTAGATTGGTGTGAGCTTTTAAATTTTTCTATCTATCCAGATTTTGTAGAATATAAGAGAAAGGGCTGATCTGAGTAGCCATATTTCAATTTTCTACTTTAGTGTATCGTGAAACAAGTTTACTTCAATGCTCCATATGAAGATCTCTATACAAAATAGAATCGCGGAACTTCTTGCATACTTGGCTTGAGAAAGAGCAAGCAAAGACCTTACAGTTTCTGTCTTCAGCCAGGCCCTTATTGGGAATATTTTAGTACTGAGTATAGTGTAAATGACATTAGCTGCAGCATATAACTGAAGAGATCCGAGTACAGCATCAATAAAATTCAAGCTAAGAGGCTGCAACGGATGCAAAGGATCATACCATAAAGAGGTGGAAGAACAATTTCTAATTGCACCCTTTCAACCAGAGATATACCTAGGTGCCTTGGCTTCAAACATTTCCTCCCACACCATGAGCAATGAGATGGAATCTCTATCTCCCAAGTATCTTTTCTCCTGGTAGTATAGTGTGGATTCATTCCATCCACAGTATGTGTATCTTGATACCATTGGCTGAAAGATGTCTCAAATTGGATTGCCGCATACCATATCTCGAAAATTCTGAAGCCCAAGCCTTTCATCAGCTAATAGCTTCCCATTAAACTTTAAAACCATTGTGCTTCGTCTCTAGTTCACTAAATCATTTAGGTTTCTCTCAACCTGGTGCACCACCTCCTTTAAAAGGATTGAAAAGCTTGCCATAGGAATTTGTACAAAAAGCATTTAATAAGTATTCCCATGTCCCTGGCTGTTGATTGCACCTGCCAGCACAGATTAGCTGCTTATTTTTCCAGCTTGCTTCTACTATAAAAACATCCTGCCAAAGGACCAGTCAGCCTAATGGAGAACTAGGCAGTCACTATAGATGCTTAATCTACTTAACAAATAAAGACGAAATCTCAAAGCAGCTTATGGTCCTATGCAGCAAATGGAACTTTGTACTTAAGTATATAAGATAGTTCCTTAACGAATCTTGTCTTAGAAGAATGTTACCGGCAAGACCACATTGTTATCATTGAGTTTGTACGTTCGATATAACCTTATTAATCAGGTTTGCATAATGCTGAAAATCAACTCTTAATTCATTCATAATTAACTTCCTATGCGTAATAGTTAGCAGAATACCTTTTGGGAAAGCCCTTGACAGCCAGAATGCTAGTCCATCTCTATGTATCCGACCTGAAAGAAAAGCTAATCCATCTCAAAAGCTAATCCATCTCTTTTCTTTAGTAGGGTTCGCTGTCCGTTTCTTATTATTAAACACAAAACCAAGACCTTTATATAACATAGTGGGTTTGTATGGAACCTAATCTTTCTGTTATCTTATAAGTGCAGATATACAAATTTGGTTCAGGATCTGCACAGGGTGAACCTCCAAACGCTTTCAGCAGAGGAGAAGCTAGCCTTCTTTCTGAATTTGCATAATGCTATGGCCATTCATGCCGTGATCAGAGTTGGTCATCCTGGGGGCATGATTGATAGGAGAGCGTTTTTCTCTGAGTTCCAGTACATAGTAGGTGGTTATTCCTATTCCCTATCAGGGCTAAAAGATGGCATACTTAGAAGCAACCGAAGAGCTCCTTTTTCGCTGATGAGACCATTCCCTAGTGGAGACAGGCGCCTGGAGGTAAATAACCTTCCCTGTTTCTTACATTTTGCTATAACAACAACTGTTGCAACTGGTTAATCAAATTCTTTTTACATTAGACATGTACGCTATTCCAGTCACTCGAGGTTTTGATGGACACCGTGAATTCAATTTGACATTTTGCTCAACACTTTTCTGTATTCATTTTTTCCCTTTTACTTTGCTGAGAAAAAGAGCAGTTTCTATCAGACAACAATGTTTTTAATACTTAAAATTAGCAGCTCAAGTTACAGCATGATGTCAGTTTAAGTTGGCATTTGGATAATATTTGAGTTAAAATGGAAAAAACGAGTAGTTGACGTTGGAGTTGAAAAAAAGACtgtcagagtttgtatgtatggAACTTCACTCGGACAAAAACAGTATGTGGAAATTGAAGATTTGTGAGTGAAAACCGTCAAACCAATAAATATATCATCTGACATGGAGTATTAAGCCAGTATTGCAATATCTCGCATGAAACCCAAATACTGAAGTTTAGGAAATTCATAGTGTTTTAACTCTCCCTCGGACCCCACTGGAAAATCTTAAATGTCTAATAAACCAGAATCCTTGATAAAATCAACAATATCTTCCTAATTTTTTATTAACATACTCTTCCCATGTGCAGATGGCTTATCTGAAAGTTAATCCGTTAATCCATTTTGGACTGTGCAATGCAACAAGATCAAGTCCAGCAGTAAGATTCTTCACACCTCAAAGCATCGAGTCTGAACTAAGATATGCTGCAAGAGAGTATTTCCAGAGGGATGATGCAATGCAAGTGGATTTGGCCAAGAGAACTGTCTACCTTAATCGAATGATTAAGTGGTAAAGTTTTGATAATTTTCTTTTCATCCTTAAGATTTAAGGAAAAATACGTGCCTTTTTAACTACCCACAGTTGTGGCGGGGTGGTAAATACTCCTTCGTCATCAACCACAAGTCTCGGCTCGAGCCTTGGGAATGGAGTCACCTTTGGTAGGAAGCGGTTTACTCCCAAAGTGGGACTTTCCGGGCAAATTCGGATTAGTCGAGTCCCAAAGTAGATACTGAAACCGGATGAAAAGCCCAAAAAATTACATGACCTTTTAAAATTTGGTATTTTGACCTCATATGTTAGTCTTGCATCTAATGACCTTGTAAATTTGATTTTATGCTTAAGAATCTTATGTATCCTACATATTCCTTTTGCAGGTACAATGCTGATTTTGGACACGAAAAGGAAATACTAAAGTGGATTACCGGTTACTTAGATGCAACTAAAGCAGGTCTTTTGACACATCTTATGGGTGATGGTGGTCCTGTTAATGTTGTTTATTCAAGTTTTGATTGGTCTCTAAATGCTTGACCAAACTTTTTGCAATTGCTATATGGAACTCTAGGGGTAGCACTTCATTTTCTTTGTTcttataacccccccccccccccccccccccaaaacccccTCTTTTAATCTCTGAATATTTCATAAAAATAGGGCATTTTTGATTGTGCACATAGTTGAACATTTGTGTATAGCAAGAGCTTGTTAATGGATTGCGGTTTGGATAAATAACTTTGGTGATATCAAGCAAATATTAAGTAAATAACTTCGGTGATATCAAGCTTTCTGTATAAACAAATCCTTCTGTATCGTCACGTATACGCCATGAAACATGTGGTCCTTCGAGTGTTGAAAACCGTTATCTTTCCAAAATATGTAAACTAGTAGCAATTGATCATCAACATATTTATATTATTGTATGGCTGAATAAAGACCGGTCTCTTCTATGACAATGGAAAGATTCCTTGACACCATAGTCATTCATTATCCATAACTTAAAAATGCCCTCCTTCCCAATAAGTAGAATAACAACAAAGCATTCCTCTCAATACTGAAAGCGCATTCGCTTAGCAATGGTATCTCTGTATGCACCTCGTTTGCAATACTAAATGAAACCACACAGAATAATTTAGTGACTTAACAAGCCAATGAAACGCTCCATGTACAAATTCTAAAGAGTCCATACCAAACAATACAGCGTTGACACCAGTAGGATGTCTATCAATTTTTCTCCAGGAACCACTTGTCAGCGCTAGAATTTCACTGCATCCTTTATGACCAATCTTAAGGATTTTATAGTCATCAATAGTTGAGTCATATCCCAATCCCCAAGTAGCAAGTCCCTCCTTTGGCAATTTTGGAACAGGAAGTACTATTGATTCTCTTGTAGAGGGGTTCCGTAGCAAAATTATGTGGCGTTTATCAGGATACTTATGAACCCCGAGAAGAGCCAAACCATCGTAACTGTTGAGAATGAAAATTTGCTTGAGAAAAGtaaagtgaagaagaaaggtgaaagctttgaattgcttgagaaaagtaaagtgaagaagaaaggtgagagctttgaattgcttgagaaaagtaaagtgaagaagaaaggtgagagctttgaattgcttgagaaaagtaaagtgaagaagaaaggtgagagcTTTGAAGTCAAAATCAGATGAAGAATAAAGGAGGAAAACAAGTTTTGGAAGTTTTGGACTTAAACCACACTTGGGCCTCATTTAACCAGACTTGGGCTTAACCAAATTTGAGTTCCAAGTGTGTTTTGGGCCAGAATCTGTCCATCCTCAATAAAGCTGAAGATATACATTTGTACATACACAATATACAGCTGGGACACGTATATAACATAGTATAGGATTCTATCTTAGATCATTCTAGAAAATGTATAGGTGTACAAAATACAAAATATCAGAATTGTACAATTGTACAGCTCATAGAAAGTTAGTTACAAAGTTTAGTTTATTGCATTTTTGCACATGTAACTATTATAAGAATCAGGTTTTGATTCAATGATACACACAAAAATTTCTCCACATTTTCCTACAtttcttcatggtatcagagcaatagATCCTACAAATTGATCTTCATTCACTTCTCTTCAATCACACTCATTGTGAACTATGGGAGACACTCAGGAAACAGTCATCCAACAAGCTGATGTTGTTCAAGCTGGGAATGGAACCAGTTTTGACTCCAACAGTCCTCTTTTTCTTCATGCTTCTGATGCTCCAGGAATGACCTTGGTTATCAACTCTTTTGATGGAAGAGGATACCAAGGCTGGAGGAGATCTGTGCTCATTGCACTCTCAGCTAAAAATAAGCTGGGGTTTATCAATGGAAAATGTGTTGAACCTGAGGCAACTGCCAAAGACTTCCCTCAGTGGAGCAGATGTAATGATATGGTTACATCTTGGCTCCTTAACTCTCTATCCAAAGATATAGCTCATTCTGTGATATATTCAAGAACAGCAAAGGATCTATGGAAAGATTTGGAACAAAGGTTTGGACAATTAAATGGTGCAAAGTTATATCATCTGCAAAAAGAGATAGCAGGGTCAGCTCAAGGGTCTAATGATGTTGCAAgctactgttgacacccaattttgtcccgcctctcctccgaaatacctatttgcgcttctaatattttgggaaataaaatatatatatatatatatattatattttactataattactatcctcttatcaataccggcgtttcattattctattacagttactagccatcagcattattattattattattattattattattattattattattattattattattattattatttattactattattataattcacaattttttattatttcgacattttaccagcttacgcacacgcatcgcatttatctttgcataattaaataatagtatttattttactgtggattttcgaaatattattacacggctattacaacgccattttttatctgagcattaatgattgcatatttcaaattgagcaatattttaac
Coding sequences:
- the LOC132624330 gene encoding uncharacterized protein LOC132624330, whose translation is MGDTQETVIQQADVVQAGNGTSFDSNSPLFLHASDAPGMTLVINSFDGRGYQGWRRSVLIALSAKNKLGFINGKCVEPEATAKDFPQWSRCNDMVTSWLLNSLSKDIAHSVIYSRTAKDLWKDLEQRFGQLNGAKLYHLQKEIAGSAQGSNDVASYC